The proteins below come from a single Stutzerimonas stutzeri RCH2 genomic window:
- a CDS encoding diguanylate cyclase, whose protein sequence is MDEQVRFALQEQLAQLEQQFGERLQGDLADLGTLATELQHNRAPGNRRQLMLGIRERLHRLAGAAGTFGFAKLGERARQLEQRADRWLDSAKPGSRAVESFSRALQQLASQTPGQERAAAELPDHHDEPAPGCRIYLLEADPVAGCSMALTLRNFGYLVSQWQDFAALQQAVATEPPDALIVSVQHDSELESVASLQQGLDHPLPLLVIHERIDFTSQLAAVRAGAQGFFSRPLDITQLENSLERCLDRQQGEPFRVLIVDDDAELAARYSLVLRNSQMQVQTLTEPTQVLETMRSFNPEVLLLDVNMPGCSGPELAQMIRLHDEWLRVTIIYLSAETDIQRQMAALLKAGDDFITKPISDTALVASVYSHAQRARSLSTALARDSLTGLLKHADIKEQLALEVQRATRSGKPASVVMLDLDHFKHVNDTYGHAAGDNVLRALANLLRQRLRRIDSLGRYGGEEFVAVLPECTALQARRIFDEIRVRFAALSFYGGDSKEFYVTFSAGICQTDGRTASGVLLERADQALYVAKHKGRNQVQVAEH, encoded by the coding sequence ATGGATGAGCAGGTACGGTTTGCGCTGCAGGAACAGCTGGCCCAGCTCGAACAGCAGTTCGGCGAACGCCTGCAGGGCGATCTGGCAGACCTCGGCACGCTGGCCACAGAACTGCAGCACAACCGCGCACCCGGCAACCGCCGCCAGCTGATGCTCGGCATTCGCGAGCGCCTGCATCGGCTTGCCGGAGCCGCCGGCACCTTCGGCTTCGCCAAGCTTGGCGAACGCGCCAGACAGCTCGAACAGCGCGCCGATCGCTGGCTGGATTCGGCGAAACCCGGCAGCCGTGCGGTGGAGTCGTTCTCCCGTGCGCTGCAACAGCTGGCCAGCCAGACGCCCGGCCAGGAACGCGCGGCGGCGGAGTTGCCCGACCACCATGACGAGCCAGCCCCCGGCTGCCGCATCTATCTGCTGGAAGCCGATCCGGTCGCCGGTTGCAGCATGGCACTGACGCTGCGCAACTTCGGCTACCTGGTCAGCCAGTGGCAGGATTTCGCCGCCTTGCAGCAGGCTGTGGCAACCGAGCCGCCCGACGCGTTGATCGTCAGCGTGCAGCACGATAGCGAGCTCGAATCCGTCGCCTCGCTGCAGCAGGGCCTGGACCATCCGCTGCCACTGCTGGTGATCCACGAGCGTATCGATTTCACCAGCCAGCTGGCCGCCGTACGCGCCGGCGCCCAGGGGTTCTTCAGCCGCCCACTGGACATCACCCAGCTGGAGAACAGCCTGGAACGCTGCCTCGATCGCCAGCAGGGCGAGCCGTTCCGTGTGCTGATCGTCGATGACGATGCCGAGCTGGCGGCACGCTACAGCCTGGTGCTGCGCAATTCCCAGATGCAGGTGCAGACCCTTACCGAGCCGACTCAGGTGCTGGAGACCATGCGCAGCTTCAATCCCGAGGTGCTGCTGCTGGACGTCAACATGCCTGGCTGTTCCGGCCCGGAGCTGGCGCAGATGATCCGACTGCACGACGAGTGGCTGCGGGTGACCATCATCTACCTCTCGGCCGAAACGGATATCCAGCGGCAGATGGCGGCACTGCTCAAGGCCGGCGATGACTTCATCACCAAGCCGATCAGCGATACGGCATTGGTCGCGTCGGTATATTCCCATGCGCAACGCGCGCGCTCGCTGAGCACGGCGCTGGCGCGCGACAGCCTGACCGGGCTGCTCAAGCACGCCGACATCAAGGAGCAGCTGGCGCTGGAAGTGCAACGCGCGACGCGCAGCGGCAAGCCGGCCAGCGTGGTGATGCTCGACCTCGACCACTTCAAGCACGTCAACGATACCTACGGCCACGCCGCCGGCGACAACGTGCTCCGCGCCCTGGCCAACCTGCTGCGTCAGCGCCTGCGCCGCATCGACAGCCTCGGCCGCTATGGCGGCGAAGAGTTCGTCGCAGTGCTGCCAGAATGCACGGCGCTGCAGGCCCGGCGCATTTTCGACGAAATTCGCGTGCGCTTCGCCGCCTTGAGCTTCTACGGCGGCGACAGCAAAGAGTTCTACGTGACCTTCAGCGCCGGCATCTGCCAGACCGATGGACGCACCGCTTCCGGAGTACTCCTGGAACGCGCCGATCAGGCTCTCTACGTGGCCAAGCACAAGGGCCGCAATCAGGTACAGGTCGCCGAGCACTAA